The DNA sequence tctcccttgctcgtctggactcctcaggagggtggagcccagaaccatggtcctgactctactatcaggcccacacacacctgaacaatcagtgtgccggtgAGTCTCAAAACTgagacccaggactggggatttcatcccacccggatctcttagagtcctttcacactggggcggtttgcaggcgctattgcgctaataatagcgcctgcaaaccgacccgaaagtgccgctgcatgtattcctgtgtgaaagccccgagggctttcacactggagcgatgcactggcaggacggtaaaaaaagtcctgccagcagcatcatcggagcggtgaaggagcagtgtgtataccgctcctttacctctcctgcccattgaaatcaatgggacagcgcggctataccgccggcaaagcgcctctgcagaggtgctttgcggtggtatttaaccctttctcggccgctagcggggggtaaaaccgccccgctagcggccgcataccgacggtaaaacgccgctaataatagcggcattttaccgccgacgccgccccccgccccagtgtgaaagggctctaagaaatccccgggctccaggtcccaaagtggactttcctaaataatgaggaaactgaaaagccagtttcctctcaaacaagcaaataccctggagcccctcaacctgcctggttgagaatcctggacccatactctggtggggtaccacactaccacaatatatatatgtatatatatatatatatatatatatatatatatatatatatatataccgtatttatcggcgtataacacgcacaggtgtataacgcgcacattaattttaagatggaagtttcaggaaaaaaaattaaattttaaataaggaactttgaagcaaaataagggtcagtgcccatctgcagtctcaccattgccatcaatacagcctttccaatgcccatttgcagcctcaccattgccaccaatgcagcctcatccatgcccatctgcagccccataagtgccatcaatgcaacctcatcagtccacatcaatgcagcagcctcaccattgccatcaatgcagcagcctcaccattgccatcaatgcagcagcctcaccattgccatcagtgcagcctgatcgatgcccatctgcagcctagaggggacagggaggggggcggcccaggagacgggacttccttttacagaagccgccaagtaaacaggagattctccctgtatgtaatctgacagcgctcgtcccgcccccctccgaggcatctaaaattgaagtattggcgtataacacgcacgtgctatttgcacccaatttttagggtgaaaaagtgagtgttatacgccaataaatacagtatatatatatatatatatatatatatatatatatatatatatatattatacagtatatgcacagtaTACAGCATATAGTTGGATATAATATACTATTatatcatatttttttaaaatattattattattattatacaggatttacatagcgctgACAGTTTAGGCAGCTCTTTACAACTTGAATATTTACTTTTCTATCACATTTGCATTTTTAACttaaaataaattatgattttattttttcagaaGCTTTTTTAAACTCCTTGTTCCTGAATGTGTATATGATTGGATTAAGCAATGGAGTCATTACAGTGTAAAAGAGGGAGAGGACCTTGTTTAGAATATCTAGTTGACCTTTTGTTGGAATCAAATACACAGCGATTAGCGTCCCATAAAAAATGCACACTACGGTCAAGTGAGAGCTGCAAGTGGTGAAGGCTTTTTTTCTTCCTGTAATTGATTTAATTTTGAGGATGCTTATAACAATTAAGCTATACGATATAACAATTAATATAAAAGGTGCTACAGCGCAGATGAAAGCTACAACATAGGCCTGATTATGGATCCATGAAGTATCGGAACAGGAAAGCTCAAGTATGGGTTCATAGTCACAGAAGAAGTGATAAATGATGTTTGGTCCACAGTAGTATAGACTGCATAAAGAAATGAAATCAACCAATGCCATTATAAAACCCAGTAACCAAATGGTAATCACTGATTTAATGCAAGTAGATTGGTTCATTATAGAGTTGTAATGCAGGGGCTTACAAATAGCCAAATACCGGTCATAGGACATCACAGTCAGTAGAAAACACTCCGAGGCCTCAGCATGTGCAAAGAAGGAGAACTGGATGATACATCCAGCAAGAGACATAGTACATCCATCATGTAAGATGATATAAAGAAGGTTGGGAAGAATATCTGTAGACAGAATTATATCAAACAATGATAGTTGGGTGATGAAGAGGTACATGGGAGACTGAAGTGTTTTACTCAGATGAAATAAAACCACAATAAAAAGATTTCCAGAAATAATAACACAATATATGAAAAACAGcaccaagaaaaaaataatttttatgcttTTTAGATTTGGAAAACCTGTTAGTACAACACAGGTTATATTATTGTGATAGCCCACCtggtaaaataatataaaaatacataatataTTAGGTTATAATCAGCAGAAAATCCATTATGCTCACCTTCTCACAATTCTGGTGGAGggcaaaacaaaaacaacattaaATCTGAAATGTATCCATTCAATTTTGAAAAGATCCTTTTTCAATACTTCCTTTTTCAAACTATCCAGCTAAGTTTTACCCTTTCTACATAATTCTTTTGTTTTTCTCTGCAAAACATGGTCACattgttctgtatttttttttaggtaattaacacaaaaatgaaaaacaattcaGCTTAATATTATTTGTTGGTGTACAccccttttttcatttgtttttattgggTTTAAAAGGTAAAATGTACAAACATAGTACAAACAGATTAAAAGAAGGGTACAACAGGTACAGAGTATGCAATAGACAAAGGTCCAAAATCTGACACAATATCAAATGTCAAAATACAAAGTGGCAGAAAGGAAGTACATTAATTTCAAAGTGTTCCAGTTCATCCACATTTGCCAT is a window from the Aquarana catesbeiana isolate 2022-GZ linkage group LG03, ASM4218655v1, whole genome shotgun sequence genome containing:
- the LOC141134816 gene encoding olfactory receptor 5G26-like; amino-acid sequence: MYLFITQLSLFDIILSTDILPNLLYIILHDGCTMSLAGCIIQFSFFAHAEASECFLLTVMSYDRYLAICKPLHYNSIMNQSTCIKSVITIWLLGFIMALVDFISLCSLYYCGPNIIYHFFCDYEPILELSCSDTSWIHNQAYVVAFICAVAPFILIVISYSLIVISILKIKSITGRKKAFTTCSSHLTVVCIFYGTLIAVYLIPTKGQLDILNKVLSLFYTVMTPLLNPIIYTFRNKEFKKASEKIKS